The following proteins come from a genomic window of Candidatus Krumholzibacteriia bacterium:
- the add gene encoding adenosine deaminase, whose product MKAATVLTRDDILAWPKAELHCHLDGSLRLETMLEFARGQGKIDLLPSDSVDGLHDVLMQIEDSESLEAFLAWFSYTIPLLQSPEALRRAAYELAEDNARENVRYLEVRYGPVLHTEEGLDLEEVNEAVLDGLAAAQKDFGIRTGLIICGLRDRFESASLRQAELAVAYADRGVVAFDLAGGEAGNPAKEHLSAFYHARNHLLGLTIHAGEAWGPDSIRQALLYNGAHRIGHGITLVEDPALMRYVVDRQIALEICPSSNVQTKVVPSLEEHPVRRIVEAGVPVTVNTDNRLFTRTSVTEELWRTHANCGVGAAHVREIALNGFRHAFLPWDEKQELLRNVIDDMPLPPTDLSPAG is encoded by the coding sequence ATGAAGGCCGCCACCGTCCTCACCCGCGACGACATCCTGGCCTGGCCCAAGGCCGAACTCCACTGCCACCTCGACGGCTCGCTCCGGCTCGAGACCATGCTCGAGTTCGCGCGCGGGCAGGGCAAAATCGACCTCCTGCCGTCGGACAGTGTCGACGGCCTGCACGACGTGCTGATGCAGATCGAGGACAGCGAGTCGCTCGAGGCCTTCCTGGCCTGGTTCAGCTACACGATCCCGCTGCTGCAGTCGCCCGAGGCACTGCGCCGCGCCGCCTACGAGCTCGCCGAGGACAACGCGCGGGAGAACGTGCGCTACCTCGAGGTGCGCTACGGACCCGTCCTGCACACCGAAGAGGGTCTCGACCTCGAAGAGGTGAACGAGGCGGTGCTCGATGGTCTGGCCGCGGCCCAGAAGGACTTCGGGATCCGCACCGGACTGATCATCTGTGGCCTGCGTGATCGATTCGAGAGCGCTTCGCTGCGACAGGCCGAGCTGGCGGTCGCCTACGCCGACCGTGGCGTGGTCGCCTTCGACCTCGCGGGAGGCGAGGCCGGCAATCCCGCCAAGGAGCACCTGTCGGCCTTCTACCACGCCCGCAACCATCTGCTGGGTCTGACCATCCACGCGGGCGAGGCCTGGGGACCCGACTCGATCCGCCAGGCCCTGCTGTACAACGGCGCGCACCGGATCGGACACGGGATCACGCTGGTCGAGGATCCGGCGCTGATGCGCTACGTGGTCGACCGCCAGATCGCCCTGGAGATCTGCCCCTCGAGCAACGTGCAGACCAAGGTCGTGCCGAGTCTCGAGGAGCATCCCGTTCGGCGGATCGTCGAAGCGGGCGTGCCGGTGACGGTGAACACCGACAACCGGCTGTTCACGCGCACCAGCGTCACCGAAGAACTGTGGCGCACCCACGCGAACTGCGGCGTGGGCGCCGCGCACGTGCGCGAGATCGCCCTCAACGGATTCCGGCACGCCTTCCTGCCGTGGGACGAGAAGCAGGAACTCCTGCGGAACGTGATCGACGACATGCCCCTGCCCCCGACGGATCTGTCGCCGGCCGGCTGA